TTGTTGATCGCTGCGTCAATATTCAGTATGTCCGCAGTGCCCGTGGTTGGCGTCAAGAATAGCGTAATCATGACTATTGCGAGCGTTACGAACGATGAAATGATTGCTTGTAACGCGTTCTCGAGGCGTGGGCTGTACGGGCCGTGGTTGCGTCGCATTTTGTGTTCCCTGGTGGATAATGAGCGAGGCTCTTGCGTCAGAAACGTCGTCTGCTTCTGTCTTTCAAGAACCTGACCTTACACTGGGTCCCGGGAACACATCTTTGACGATAATCATGGCGCGGCAGAGCATGGGGATCAGCCCGAATATTTGGTGGCTAATGAATTCGGGAAGCACACATCATTCGCCTGTCGCGGACAGGAGGCAAGTCGTCTCCCTGTACGCTTCCTGTGCAGTTTCAGCGCTGTAATCTGATCGTATGGCTCGGCCCGTATACCTCAACTAAGCTTTCCCTTAGAGTAACGAAGGAAGCCACCAACACATTTCACTAACGCGCTGATACGTAGCACCGAACAACGCTGGAACCGCAGTACGAGGCTCGGCAGTTCTGCCCTCGATATCATTCCATCTGTGCACCGATAGTCCACCCGTTACTGTCCCGGTGGGCTTTTGATCGACATGGCCTATGCGGGCGACACGCCCCGCGAGGATGGATAGGAGGACTTGATCATGCCCGCACACTCTTCATCCAATAATGAAGAACGACGTTCAACACCCTCCGGCCAAACCGAGAACCTCAGCGAGATCTTCAACTCTTTTTTCCATATTGAGGTCGCCTCGAGTGAGGAAACGGTCAACAAGGTCTTTGAGGTCCGGTACCAGGTTTACTGTATCGACAGACCCTTCGAAGACCCCAACCAGTTTCCCGACAAAAGAGAGCATGATGCTTACGACCCCCGCTCGGCGCATGCCTTGATCCAGCACCGGCGGACCGGGGATAGCGTCGCGGTCGTTCGACTCGTCATGGCGGGCGATGACCCGGAGCAGTCGGACTTTCCTATGGAAGGGCCCTGTATGCACAGGATGGATCAGCAAGCACAGGATGCGGTTGCGGCGGCGCCTCGGCAGCACATGGCCGAGATCTCCAGAATGGCGGTCAGCCGGGAATTTCGCCGCCGTCTCAACGAGTATGAATCACCCACGGGTGTTACGGACGAAAGCAGCTACGCCGATGCTGAGGGCGGTAGACGCGCCATGCCCTATATCAGCCTGGGCCTGTTCGCCGCTATCCTGCGGATGTCGGTCAAACACGGTATCACGCACTGGATGGCCGTCATGGAGCCGGCGCAATTGCGATTATTAAAACGTTTTGGTGTGGAGTTTGATCACGTCGGCCCCGTCATGGAGTACCACGGCCTCCGCCGGCCCGCTTTCACCGAGGCGGCCTCGCTGATCGATGGCATTCTCCAACGCCGCCCGGATGTCTGGGAGTTGATCACCGAATCAGGGCGTTATTTGCCCCCGAGACCCGGTAAGCGGTGAACCTCTGCCCCGCTGTGAAATAGACAGTGGGGCAGGTGTCAGAGCAAATAATCGCTAATTGCAGCTGTAACGGAACGCGTCGTCCAGATCCAGCGGTAGCACCAGCGTACTGAATTGTCGGTTGACGCTATCGGTGCACAATTGATTCCGCCGCGAGGCGTCGTTTACGTATCCGTCGAGATATTCTGCGCTCAGTACGGCCTTGTTTGCGTCAATGAACGGCTGCAGTCGATCGCACTCGTCGTACTCAAAGCATTGTTCGTTGACGGCGAAATCGAAGTAATCCACGAGCTCTTCGACCTGGTCGAGGTCATTCTTCAAGCCAATGGCCAGTTCGCGGCTGTGGGCTTCATTAGCCATCCAGCGGTTATAGGCAAGCTGATCAGCCGCGGTGAAAGCGAACCCTGGGTCGTTGATATAGCCATCCATATTATCCGGCTCGACACCGTCACAGCCTTTGCTGACTGCCATATCGAGCCGCTTTTCCATCACGTCGCGAACGTTCGTGCTGCGGATATCCAGCCAGTGTTCGTCCTCCCAGCCATCGAGTGTATGCCCCAGGTCTGCCGGGCTAAAGTCCGCCGCGTCGTCCCTCCATTCTTCATAGGAACCTCCGGAGAAGTAGCAGATCACCTTCTTCCCCGTCGCCTGGATCGATTGTATTAGGGACACCTCAGCGTCAAATAGATCGATGTCGTAGATCTGCACGGCATACCCGGTATTGACGGTGCCCTGTAGCTGCCACTGCCAGGTCACCAGCGGTTTCGGTCGATACCAATCACCTTCGGTGACCGGGTCGACCGCAGGCTCGAGTGGCGTGCTTTCACCTGAATTGCCGGAAGAGGAGCTACCACCCCCGCAGCCTGAAAGGAAGGCCATTAGCACCACGATCTTTACTGCTCTCATAATTCACTGCCGTGATAGATTCGCTGACAGGATTATAGAGTCGAGCCATTGCAAGGATGGTGTTATTTTTGGGGTTCATTACAAAAATACACACTGACGCGAATAGTTAACGTCAGGGCACGTCATTGGGAAGAATTGTTGGAATATGTCAGCGCAAATGACCGTTAGCTTCCGTCAGGCCAGGGATTCGCACTATGCGGAGCGTTTGATCCACCAGAATATGGCTGCTTACTACGCGAAGCTGCAAATTCGCTGGGATTCGGCCTCATTCGAAAGGAATTGGAGCGCTTTTGAGAATTACGAGATATGCGTGAACGGCCAAGCCGTAGATGTTCTTTGTCTCAGCCACGACGACGTCGCCTGCTACATTCGAGACCTTCACGTCGAGCCGGCCTGGCAGGGCCGGGGGCTGGGTACTGAGGCTGTTCACTATGCCACGGGCATCGCGAAGGAATCCGGTATCCGTACCCTGCGCCTACGGGTCTTCGAAGGCAATCCTGCGGTTAGCCTGTATGAGCGTTTGGGGTTCCGCATCGTCAAAAGCGAGGATGATACGCACTATATGCAATGGATGCTCTCACCCCAGGTCGTTCCAGAGTGATTCGGTCAAGGGCACGGCAATCAGTCCTTAATGATGGGCCGCGCTTTTCCAGCAACACCACGAATAAGCATACGAATGATCGAGATTAGACGCCCAAAGGACCTGTCCCGCATACGCCGTCTTGCCCTGGCTGCCCAGGGCCTACTCCATGCGCAGCCCTTTGGGCGTGGGTTGAAGGGGTGCCGGGAGGCGATTCATCACATCGGTTATGTGCAGGTCGACACCATATCGGTCGTGGAGCGAGCGCATCACCACGTTTTGCATTCCAGGGTTCCTGGCTACGACCCAGCCATGACGAACCAGATGTTGGTTGATGGCGACATCTTCGAGTATTGGGCCCACGCGGCGGCCTTCCTGCCCATGGCCGATTATCGCTTCTCGTTGCCCTACAAGCACGCTATCAAAAACGGCCAGACCCACTGGTTCAGAAACCCGGACAAGAAACTCATGGGAGAGCTGCTTGCACGCATAAGGTCGGAGGGGCCGCTCCGTTCCCGCGATTTAGAGAGCGGCGAAGCGAAACGGGCAGGCTGGTGGGATTGGAAGCCAGCCAAGAAGGCGATCGAGCAGCTGTATATGCAGGGCGACCTGATGGTCAGCGACCGTACGGGCTTCCAGAAAACCTATGACTTGACCGAGCGGGTGCTGCCATCGCAGGTGAATACCACATTCCCCACTACAGACGAATTTGCCGCACACCTGGTCGATCAGCAGTTTCGCTGCCATGGGATTGCGTCACTCAAGGGCATCACCTACCTGCGCCGCAATGCCGCTCTTCGCAAAGCGGTTAAAAGGTTGGTGAATGAACGATTGGCAACAGGGGCATTAGAGCAGGTCAAACTCCCGAGCGGCGACATATTATTGGTGGAAGCGGGAGCCCTAGAGCGTCCGATGCCGCGTTTGAGAAACCGCATGCTTATTCTCTCTCCATTCGATAACAGTGTTATCCAGCGAGAGCGGCTCAGAGCGCTGTTTCAGTATGACTATCAAATCGAATGCTATGCGCCGGCAGCCAAGCGCCAATATGGCTATTTTTGCCTGCCGCTACTCTACCGCGATGAGTTCGTCGGACGGATGGACTGCAAGGCCCACAGGAAGGATCGACTGCTGGAAATTAAGTCGCTCCACTTTGAGCAACATCGCTTTGATGAAGCGCTGATCATCGCGGCATTCGTGGAGGCTATCAGAACGTTTTGCCAGTTCCAGGGCTGCGACAGGGTGAGTTTGACTGAGGCCTATCCCAAGTCTTTGGAGCAACGTTTGCGTGATGCATTGGGCTTTCTGGCCTAAGCGATGGGCACGTCGTCAGTAGATTTTCTGGCAATAGTCTGGCCGTGATTTACGGTTGCGTGGTCCGGACGCGACCAGTGGTTCCCGCGTGAATAAATGCCCGGGCGTGGGTTGTTGTTTTTTAGCTCCGGCCCTGGAGCACGGCATAGGCCAAAGAGGACTCAGATGATGGCAGTCATTTGTAGAAATTTGCTGGTTGCTATGTTTTTAAGCGTAGTCGCCGGATGTTCAACCGCCCAGCCTGGTGTGGAAGATGACTGGGTGGGTTTCACCGAAACCGGAAAAGCGTCGTTCTATGCGGACGCATTTCAGAATAGGAAGACAGCCAGCGGTGAACTCTATAAGCATGATCTGCTGACCGCAGCCCACAAGAAGATACCGCTAGGTTCCACCGTAGAAGTGACCAACGTCAGGAATGGCAAAAGCGTCGTCGTCAGGATCAACGATCGTGGTCCCTTTTCTAAAGGCCGCATTATTGATCTGTCGAAATCAGCCTTTAGCCGTATTGGTCGCCCATCCCAGGGTTTGGTTAATGTAGAGATTGAAGTGGTGAAGTCGCCATAGCCGGTGCGAAGGGTTGGATCTCACAGCTCACGCTTCCAGTCGAAGGGCGGCAAAGCAAAGACGCGTTGGGTCTATTAAAGCGGAAAGCGGCTCATCCCTGAGCCTCGTTGCTCCTCGCGTCAGGTCCGATCAGTTATCGAGCGTGCTGTACACCAGGTTCGACATGTCAGTCTGGTCGGAGCCGGGCACTTCGATGTACTGGTCTCCGGAACCCCAGAGTTGCCACCAGGCGCGTTGGTTGTAGGTGCGGCTGGCGAAGTCCACCTGCAGACCGCCAAGGCTCGTATTGTTGACCACCGGCACCGAGATGTTTCCGGTTTCGGAACCGAGTACACCGCTGTGGCTGACGCCTTCGTTCATCAGAACGGGATAGTGGTTGTAGTACAGCGCACCAGGGCCATTCTGGCTGGTGACCTTGCCCGCGAGGCTGATGCCCGAAGTGCAGGACTCGATACCCTCGGCTGAGGTTGCACCACAGGCCGAGTGGGTGGGCACCACACCATCGTCGGTGCCGGCAATGAACGGCTTTGTAATGCCCCCATAGGAAGAACCACCGGCCACGAACCGCAACCTCGGGATGGCATTGGGACTGACGGCCAGGTTGCGGGCGGCGTTGGTTTGCAGATCATTCACCACGCCCAGCTTGCCCGGTTCCGGCTCGATACCGGTGAAAGCCTGTACGGCTTGCCGCAGGGGCCAATTATACCAACTGTCATTGTAGGCAAGGCTCATGGCGAGGTTTGCCAGTTCTGTCCCGCCGCCTGCACCTGAATAGTCCAGGGTCGCCAGGATCTTCAGCGGTTGCAGTCCTTCGGATTGGAGCCAGCGGGCCTGGTTCTCCAGCAGGTAACGGGTCACCAAATCCCCGGTGGAGTGAGAGACTACGATACAGTAGTTGTCGCACAGGCCCTGCTGGCTGATCTCGCGAAGCTGCTGGTAGGCCTGCTGGGCGATATTGCCCTCGACGCGACCATCACTGCCCCAGTCTATGCGCGCTTCCGATCGCGACAGCCAGAAGGTTCGCCAGTAGTCCTCGCCGGCGCTCTTCACGGCCTCCATATTGGCCGGCGGATTGGCCAGGTCTTCCTGCTGGAAACCATGCACCAGTATGACGTTATGCCCGGCCAGGTTGGCCTGGGCGGTTCCGGCAAACAAGCTGCCGGTGAGGGCGACCGCCAGGGCGGTCTTACAGGCATTTTCGATCCTTGTCGTTTTCATGGTTGCTCCGTCTTTGCTGAATTATTGTTGTCCCAAGACGTTTCTCCGCCGGTCCGGCGGTTCTTCCCGGCCTTAGCCGGCGCAGAGCCATAGCCCTGCCATCAGAACTTGTCGGCAAGCTGCCTAAGCAGAGCCGCACGTTGTTCCGATTCGGGGTTCACCGCCGGGGTATCGGTCAGCCCATCAAGATCCGGTGGTGTAAATGAATAGCCTTCCTCAGGACCGAAGGCATGGTTGGTGCGGTCGCCGGGTTTTGCGGGCAGCTGACGTAGCTGCAAAGCCTTTAACTGGAGCCGCCCTTTCAGGGATCGGTCGGCCAGCACGGTGCCATGCGCTCGCAGGTTGATAGTGCCTGTGGTGCTGTCCAGGCGCTGCTCCGCCTGCAGTTGGGCAATAGGTTGCTGCCCCGAATAGAGCTGGGCGGAGAGGCTATAGAACCCGGATTCTTCCGCTGAAAACTGCACCGGGATGATCAGGTTGTTATCGCTGATGTGCGGATCGCCAACGCCCTCGAAATCGCCGAGGTAGGGTTCGATGCTCAGCGAAGACGCATGGCGGACCGGTCGTCCGTCGATTGTCGCTTCGACAATCAGGCGGTACTCGCCAGGAGCTTTGTCGGCGCTCAGCGTACCCTCGAAGTACCCTTGCGAACCCGCTTCCTGGAGACTTGTACTGGCAACCGCATCGCGGCTATCCGGCGCCTCAAGGGTTGCTTCAAGCCTGTTACCAACCACTTGCGGACCCTTTATGGCGGCGGCAATCAGGATGTCATCGCCCCGGGTGAAGCGAAACTTCTCGAGGGTAACGGTGAATTGTCCGTCACCTGGGAGGCGCAGGGTGGTTGGCTCGTAGTGATTGCCCCGGTACGCGCTTGCCTGTTCTGGGCTAAGAGGTACGGACCAGACCGGATACCGGCTGGCTTGTTCGTACTGGTCAGCAACGCGGGCCAGCATGAAACCGAGGGCGTTTTCTGGCGGTGGTTCGGGCTGAGATGGCTGAACTGCATCCAGGGCATGCTGGACTGACGGCTTGGATGCGGCGTTGGAGGGCCCGCCGCTACTCATACCGGCCACAGGGTCAGCGTCCTGAGGTACCGCGGTAGCCAGCAGATAGCCCGTGCCAAACACGACAGCCAGTACCACTGTCAAAACGAGTAGTGCCTTACCGAACATACGGCAGGTCCCTGTATTGTTGTTGTATCTTTAAACATAACGAGATTTCGGACACATCCCAAAAATTTGGCCTGCTTGTGTAACAAAATGTTTCCATGCTGTGCGGTGGGTCACATTGCAGGTGTCGTGGGTTCAAGGAGCATCTCACCGAGTACCTATATGTATGCACTACCCGAATGCAGCCCGGTGATGTCCTGTCACTTACGCAAATCCAGCCCCGAGTAAATAGCCCGTTCGAGCCATATCGGCATAGGTTGCCATTGAGATAAAAGACCAGGGTGGGGAGGTTGGTAGGCGTCGTGAGAGAAACGGGTTAGACCTCTGGCTGAATTGGAGTAGCCGCCAGCACTACGCATTTCCTCATTTTAGTGCAGCTAGATACTTAGGTAAATTGCTGCAATTCGGGCATGTCAGGGAGCCCGGCGTCGACTATTTCGATCGTTACAAGGTGATTTTCGATAAGGTGGATATCTGGGAGTCGTCCCAATTTGACCCCGAATTCCAGCTTTATACATACGAAAATCGCACGCGTTATCCCTCAAGCACGTCGCCTCTTAAGCTGCCTATGGACGGCGAGCGGTTTAGCGACTATGTGCCCGTTTGTTTCAAGTGTTAGAAAACCACTAGCGGCATTCGAATAGAAAAGAAGGCGCAGCCAGAACTGCCAAGGTAGGAGACGGCTCGTCCCTGAGCCCTAATGATCCAAGCACAAATTCCGCCACAACCGGTTCCCCTAGGATGGCCCATGACCGGGCCGGTTCAACTACCCTAAGGGTCGATAGGGGGCATTCACTTATAGTACGCGGCGTTTAAGCTTGATAAACGACCCTTTGAAGAAAAATTCATCAAACTCCTTTAGTACGTTACGGCGCCTATAGCGCATGAGCGCCTCGCCGATTGCACCTTCCAGTTCTGCGTGTCCTTTTTGCTGCGCAAGGCGGTAGTTGTCACGCCAGAATGAGTGTTGACTATGGTTATCCAGTCGCAACTTGCGAATCCGTTCGACACTATCGAGCGCGGGGAGTGAAGGACTGGACGCCTCAAACAAGCGGAGAGCTACCGATGTACGCAAGCACTTCTCGCATTTTCCACAGTTGTAATCGGAATAGACATTGCACACGCGAAGCTCGTCGAGTCCATGCTTTAGCTCAATAATCGCTTTGGTTTTTTCGGTTCGATGGACATTGCCGTGGTGAATGGTTTGTGTCGTACCGTTGCTAAGCAGCGGATCGGTCGCAGGGTGGCTGCCCCAGGGAAACAGTTCTTCCCAGGAGTGCGACGCCGGTACGAATAGCTGTTTGAATCCGAGGCTGATGCCGTTGCTGATTAGGATGGCTCCGTGGTTGTCTGCCACACGAGTTCTTAGATTACTTATGTTCGTCTTGACCTGTATGAGTTTAAGGTCCAAACCATCCGCGAACTGTTGTGCGAGCGTAACCGTTTTGTTCCACCGATCTGTTTCACGGTGTGCTATATCTAGGCCCCACACCAGGATGAGATAGTCCAGCTGTCCCTTGATTTTGGCAACGGTATAGATGCTGTCGACTCCGCCGCTATAAAAGCACGCGGCCAACTGGCCCTCGTCACGCTTTAGCTGGTTTTCTGCTTCTACTGCGATTTCAGGAAGGTCAGGGTGCCAGTGACGGTAGACTTCCTGATATTTCGGTAATTGCTCCAGCAACTGTTGGCTTACCGGGACCGATGGGTCGATGACGAGCGATTCTTTACGCATCATCGAGGGGACTAGAGCAGATATCACAAAGGCGTCCCCAACCAGTTGGCTCTTATCAGGGCGGGCTATTCCCTTGAACGTAAAATATATCTCTTCCTTATCTACCTTCGCGGAAAGCGTCCATTGGCCGCTTTCATGGTCTTCCCATCTGAAATCCGTGATGAACATTGTTGATCCTTTGATTGCTAAAGCTCTGAAAGAGGGGGGTGAGGAGATAAGACGCACAGTAAACGATTGAGCTACATTCCGTTATCGATTCCTTTCGAGCGGGCGGGTGCTTGGTGACCCGTAATACGTCAATCCATAAAGGGTGTCAACGCGACCGGTCCATTCGTTGTCGCGCTTCGATCGTATTCCCGTCGCCCCGGATATCAGATTGCTGTTTCAGTTTCCTGCGAGGCCGGTCGTCAGCTTCTATAGCTTACCCCTATCAAGGCTAAAGCCATACCGCTTCTTGACGGTTCAGTGCCGGAATCCTTCACTGTATGGGTACGGCTTGGGGGAGTTCTCCATGCCTTCCCGTAGAACAATAAAGGCCGCAGGAAAACTGAGGCGGATTTGCTGTTTTGGCTCAGGTGCCTGTTGCCTCCATCCAGCCAAGGAGACGACCGTGACAGATCCAAAACCTGCACGCCCCGAATGGGGTGCGCGTACCACGCCACGCCTGCAAGGAAATGAGCACTGGTGGCCCGACCAGCTTACCCTCCACATTCTTCACCAGAAGCATCCCGACGCCAGCCCATTTGGCCCTGACTTCCGCTATGCCGATGCGTTCTCGCAGCTCGATGTGGATGAACTCAATGCCGACATCGATGCTTTGATGACCGATTCGCAGGAGTGGTGGCCCGCGGACTGGGGACACTACGGTCCGTTCTTTATCCGCATGTCCTGGCACGCGGCCGGCACCTACCGGGCAGTCGATGGCCGCGGCGGCGGCGGCACCGGGGCACAGCGCTTTGCACCACTGAACAGCTGGCCCGATAACGGCAACCTGGACAAGGCACGCCGCTTGCTCTGGCCGATCAAGAAGAAGTATGGCGAGAAAATCTCCTGGGCCGACCTGCTAGTGCTTGCCGGCAACCGGGCGCTCGAAACAATGGGGTTCCGCACACTGGGGTTCGGATTCGGTCGTGCCGATATCTGGGCGCCTGAAGACGACATCTACTGGGGGCCCGAGACCGAGTGGCTGGCGACCAAGGACGAGCGCTATACCGGTTCCTTCGAGGACGGCAACCGCGTTCTGGACAACCCGCTCGCCGCCGTGCAAATGGGGCTGATCTACGTCAACCCGGAAGGCCCCAATGGTATTCCTGACGCAATGAAGTCTGCGCAGGACGTCCGCGAGACCTTCGCGCGCATGAGCATGAACGACCGCGAGACCGTTGCTTTGACCGTGGGTGGACATACCTTCGGTAAGATGCACGGCAACGGACCTGCGGATGCGGTTGGTGAGGCGCCCGAAGGGGCGAAGATCCACCAGCAAGGCATCGGCTGGGCAAACAAGCACGAGACCGGCCTTGGTGAATACACCGTGACCTCCGGGCTCGAAGGCGCCTGGACGCCGACGCCGACCAAGTGGGACAACACCTACCTGAATACCATCTTTGCCCACCAGTGGGAGGTGAAGAAGTCGCCCGCTGGAGCGAACCAATGGGAGCCGGTCGAGGTCAAGGAAGGGTACTGGGTGCCGGATGCCCACGTTGAGGGCAAGAAGAACCCGCCGGTGATGAATACTGCCGACATGGCGATGATCACCGACCCCGCCTACCTGGAGATTGCCAAGGAGTACCACGAGAACCCGGACGTGCTTGCCGACGAGTTCGCCCGAGCATGGTACAAGCTGCTGCACCGCGACATGGGCCCACGCGACCGCTATCTTGGCCCGCAGGTTCCCGACGAGGTTTTTGTCTGGCAGGATCCTGTGCCCGAGCAGGACGGTCCGTTGGTCAATGATCAGCAGATCGCCAAGCTGAAGCAGGAGATCGCCGATTCTGGCCTGTCCGCCAAACAGCTGGTGGGAACGGCATGGGCTTCGGCCTGCACCTATCGCCAGACTGACTATCGTGGAGGTGCCAACGGTGCGCGTATCCGGCTTGAGCCTCAGGCCGGCTGGGACGTCAATGTGCGCACCGGTGTATCTGAAGTGATCGATCGGCTTGAGCAGATCAAGAACGGCTCCGATGCGAATATTTCGCTGGCGGACCTGATTGTGCTGGGTGGTAACGTCGGGGTCGAAATGGCAGCGAAGGCGGCTGGCCACGATATCACCGTGCCGTTCACCCCGGGGCGTACTGATGCGACCCAGGAAATGACCGAGGTCGACACGCAAGCCCACCTCGAACCGAAGCACGATGCGTTCCGCAACTACATGCAGACCCAGACGACCTCTATCCCGGCCGAGCACCTGATGGTCGACCGGGCATTCATGCTCAACCTCAGCGTACCGCAGATGACAGCTTTGCTGGGCGGCATGCGGGCGATCGGTGTCAATGCCGGTGACAGTGAAGAGGGCATCCTCACCGACCGTCCGGGGCAACTGACGAACGATTTCTTCGTCAACCTCGTCGATATGGGTATCGTTTGGGAACCGACCGACGACGAGGAAGAACGCTTTGTCGGTAAGAGCCGTAGCACGGGCGAGAAGAAGTGGACAGCGACCCGCGTGGATCTCATCTACGGTTCCAACTCCCAGTTACGTGCCATTGCGGAAGAGTACGCCGCAAACGGTGGCGAGGAGCGGTTGATCGACCGTTTTGTCAAGGGATGGGTCAAGGTCATGGAGAATGACCGCTTCGACTTGCACCGTTAAGAAAGATCTAAAGAGCGGAATCAGAGGGGGTTGTAAGCTCTGATTCCGCGCCCCTTCCCCTTATTTGCCAGAATACCTGAACCTGTCTGTCCGACAGGGCATTACATACGGCAGGCCGGCCATTTACCTTCAATTTTGTGTTTACTGGAATACTTTCTGTACGCTGGCGTCAGAGCGGTGAACGGATACGTTTGGTGTCGATTCCGGTACAATCGCGGCCAATTCTCTACGAAAGGCCTTGCTTGATGGATAAATTGCCTCCGAAGTTGATCGATCTTGTGGCGAGGACCAGGCGAGTAATCGAGCAGGACATGGCTCCCCTCGCCGGGCAGGTTGATCGTGACTGCATGTGGCCCGAGCACTCGATGCGCGCCCTGGCGGACGAGGGGCTTCTCGGCTTGCAGGTTCCGGAGGAGTTCGGTGGGCACGGCCAGGGCCTGCTCAGCCTTACTGTGCTGACCGAGCTTGTAGGGCAGGTTTGTCCGTCTTCGGCACTTTGCTTTGGCATGCACTGCGTCGGTACGGCCGTCATTGCCGCCAAGGCTACGAAGTTCCAACAGGACGAATACCTGCGGCCAATCGCCAGGGGAGAGCACATTACGACGCTCGCTCTCGCGGAGTCCGGTACCGGATCGCATTTCTATCTCCCGGAGACGAGCTTCGCCGCCAGCGACAGCGGCTATGTGCTGAATGGTACGAAGCAGTTCATCACTAACGGCGGACATGCCGACTCCTATGTGGTATCCACCGCTGCTTCAGACGATCACGCTGCGCCCGGCGATTTCAGTTGCCTTATTGTCGATCATGACACCTCGGGTATGCAGTGGCTGGAGCCCTGGCAGGGGTTCGGTATGCGAGGCAATTCATCCAGGGGGCTACGCTTAGCCGACGCCCATGTGCCGCAAACGAACTTGTTGGGCGAGGAGG
The window above is part of the Marinobacter nanhaiticus D15-8W genome. Proteins encoded here:
- a CDS encoding acyl-CoA dehydrogenase family protein, with product MDKLPPKLIDLVARTRRVIEQDMAPLAGQVDRDCMWPEHSMRALADEGLLGLQVPEEFGGHGQGLLSLTVLTELVGQVCPSSALCFGMHCVGTAVIAAKATKFQQDEYLRPIARGEHITTLALAESGTGSHFYLPETSFAASDSGYVLNGTKQFITNGGHADSYVVSTAASDDHAAPGDFSCLIVDHDTSGMQWLEPWQGFGMRGNSSRGLRLADAHVPQTNLLGEEGDQVWYVFEVVAPYFLMAMAGTYLGIAQSAVDITSEHLRTRQHSHSGESLADVDALQTKFADMWIAVEKTRSLIHEAASRGDLGSPDALPFILACKADAGETAVQLANEAMTICGGQAYRENSRVAQMLRDARASHVMAPTTDLLRTWTGRALLGRPML
- a CDS encoding septal ring lytic transglycosylase RlpA family protein, translated to MMAVICRNLLVAMFLSVVAGCSTAQPGVEDDWVGFTETGKASFYADAFQNRKTASGELYKHDLLTAAHKKIPLGSTVEVTNVRNGKSVVVRINDRGPFSKGRIIDLSKSAFSRIGRPSQGLVNVEIEVVKSP
- a CDS encoding PEP-CTERM/exosortase system-associated acyltransferase, with translation MPAHSSSNNEERRSTPSGQTENLSEIFNSFFHIEVASSEETVNKVFEVRYQVYCIDRPFEDPNQFPDKREHDAYDPRSAHALIQHRRTGDSVAVVRLVMAGDDPEQSDFPMEGPCMHRMDQQAQDAVAAAPRQHMAEISRMAVSREFRRRLNEYESPTGVTDESSYADAEGGRRAMPYISLGLFAAILRMSVKHGITHWMAVMEPAQLRLLKRFGVEFDHVGPVMEYHGLRRPAFTEAASLIDGILQRRPDVWELITESGRYLPPRPGKR
- a CDS encoding endo alpha-1,4 polygalactosaminidase, encoding MRAVKIVVLMAFLSGCGGGSSSSGNSGESTPLEPAVDPVTEGDWYRPKPLVTWQWQLQGTVNTGYAVQIYDIDLFDAEVSLIQSIQATGKKVICYFSGGSYEEWRDDAADFSPADLGHTLDGWEDEHWLDIRSTNVRDVMEKRLDMAVSKGCDGVEPDNMDGYINDPGFAFTAADQLAYNRWMANEAHSRELAIGLKNDLDQVEELVDYFDFAVNEQCFEYDECDRLQPFIDANKAVLSAEYLDGYVNDASRRNQLCTDSVNRQFSTLVLPLDLDDAFRYSCN
- the katG gene encoding catalase/peroxidase HPI, which encodes MQGNEHWWPDQLTLHILHQKHPDASPFGPDFRYADAFSQLDVDELNADIDALMTDSQEWWPADWGHYGPFFIRMSWHAAGTYRAVDGRGGGGTGAQRFAPLNSWPDNGNLDKARRLLWPIKKKYGEKISWADLLVLAGNRALETMGFRTLGFGFGRADIWAPEDDIYWGPETEWLATKDERYTGSFEDGNRVLDNPLAAVQMGLIYVNPEGPNGIPDAMKSAQDVRETFARMSMNDRETVALTVGGHTFGKMHGNGPADAVGEAPEGAKIHQQGIGWANKHETGLGEYTVTSGLEGAWTPTPTKWDNTYLNTIFAHQWEVKKSPAGANQWEPVEVKEGYWVPDAHVEGKKNPPVMNTADMAMITDPAYLEIAKEYHENPDVLADEFARAWYKLLHRDMGPRDRYLGPQVPDEVFVWQDPVPEQDGPLVNDQQIAKLKQEIADSGLSAKQLVGTAWASACTYRQTDYRGGANGARIRLEPQAGWDVNVRTGVSEVIDRLEQIKNGSDANISLADLIVLGGNVGVEMAAKAAGHDITVPFTPGRTDATQEMTEVDTQAHLEPKHDAFRNYMQTQTTSIPAEHLMVDRAFMLNLSVPQMTALLGGMRAIGVNAGDSEEGILTDRPGQLTNDFFVNLVDMGIVWEPTDDEEERFVGKSRSTGEKKWTATRVDLIYGSNSQLRAIAEEYAANGGEERLIDRFVKGWVKVMENDRFDLHR
- a CDS encoding winged helix-turn-helix domain-containing protein, with amino-acid sequence MIEIRRPKDLSRIRRLALAAQGLLHAQPFGRGLKGCREAIHHIGYVQVDTISVVERAHHHVLHSRVPGYDPAMTNQMLVDGDIFEYWAHAAAFLPMADYRFSLPYKHAIKNGQTHWFRNPDKKLMGELLARIRSEGPLRSRDLESGEAKRAGWWDWKPAKKAIEQLYMQGDLMVSDRTGFQKTYDLTERVLPSQVNTTFPTTDEFAAHLVDQQFRCHGIASLKGITYLRRNAALRKAVKRLVNERLATGALEQVKLPSGDILLVEAGALERPMPRLRNRMLILSPFDNSVIQRERLRALFQYDYQIECYAPAAKRQYGYFCLPLLYRDEFVGRMDCKAHRKDRLLEIKSLHFEQHRFDEALIIAAFVEAIRTFCQFQGCDRVSLTEAYPKSLEQRLRDALGFLA
- a CDS encoding GNAT family N-acetyltransferase — encoded protein: MAAYYAKLQIRWDSASFERNWSAFENYEICVNGQAVDVLCLSHDDVACYIRDLHVEPAWQGRGLGTEAVHYATGIAKESGIRTLRLRVFEGNPAVSLYERLGFRIVKSEDDTHYMQWMLSPQVVPE